In the genome of Actinomadura graeca, one region contains:
- a CDS encoding RNA polymerase sigma factor — protein sequence MDEDVSEGTTAPLTGGVRSEPANDQAARDMEFAMFYKDDLPRLVAFLVVQGARPVVAAELAQDAMTEAYRQWDRIDAPRAWVRTVASRTWWRRAERDRAEVPHDELPEPGALLSEQESAEVENRHVFLAMVRELPLNQRQVMAWTYDGYRPTEIAALLGKDPATVRSALREARATLKKTLRPRWSRDDHA from the coding sequence ATGGACGAGGACGTCTCCGAGGGCACGACCGCCCCCCTGACCGGCGGCGTCCGGTCCGAGCCCGCGAACGACCAGGCCGCCCGGGACATGGAGTTCGCGATGTTCTATAAGGACGACCTGCCCAGGCTGGTCGCTTTCCTGGTGGTGCAGGGCGCCCGTCCCGTGGTGGCGGCGGAGTTAGCGCAGGACGCGATGACGGAGGCGTACCGGCAGTGGGACCGGATCGACGCGCCCCGGGCCTGGGTCCGGACGGTGGCCTCACGGACGTGGTGGCGGCGCGCCGAACGCGACCGGGCGGAGGTCCCCCACGACGAGCTGCCCGAGCCGGGTGCGCTGCTGTCGGAACAGGAGTCCGCCGAGGTCGAGAACCGGCACGTCTTCCTGGCCATGGTCCGTGAGCTGCCGCTGAACCAGCGCCAGGTCATGGCCTGGACCTACGACGGCTACCGGCCGACCGAGATCGCGGCCCTGCTGGGCAAGGACCCGGCGACGGTGCGATCCGCTCTCCGGGAAGCCCGGGCGACGCTGAAGAAGACGCTCCGCCCACGCTGGAGCCGCGATGACCACGCCTGA
- a CDS encoding bile acid:sodium symporter family protein, which translates to MRAVSAVMTRLHIDPYIAAILCSVGIAAMFPARGAAAGALDWTGTAAITLLFFFYGARLSTGEALRGLRHWRLHTAISSVTFVVFPALGIGCAFFLEDTLHAGVVFLCVLPSTVQSSITLTSIAGGNEAGAICSASLSNLAGVVLTPLMAAALISVEGGFSLGSVGDITVRLLLPFLVGQLVQRWIGDHLRARRRLLSRYDRGVILLVVYTAFSHGIVTGVWDGLEALELGVLVVVIAGLLAVALTAAGLISRFGGFSDADRIAVLFCGSQKSLASGLPMATVLFAGAAVSTAVLPLMLYHQLQLLVCSWLAQRFAKRPAPEPAGVTA; encoded by the coding sequence ATGCGTGCTGTCTCCGCGGTGATGACGCGGCTGCATATCGATCCCTACATCGCGGCGATTCTCTGTTCGGTGGGAATCGCCGCGATGTTCCCCGCCCGTGGGGCCGCCGCCGGGGCCCTCGACTGGACGGGCACGGCCGCGATCACCCTGTTGTTCTTCTTCTACGGCGCCCGGCTCTCCACCGGCGAGGCGCTGCGCGGGCTGCGGCACTGGCGGCTGCACACGGCGATCTCGTCGGTGACCTTCGTGGTCTTCCCGGCCCTCGGGATCGGCTGCGCGTTCTTCCTGGAGGACACGCTCCACGCGGGCGTCGTGTTCCTGTGCGTGCTGCCGTCCACGGTGCAGTCGTCGATCACGCTCACCTCCATCGCCGGGGGCAACGAGGCGGGCGCCATCTGCAGCGCCTCGCTGTCCAACCTGGCCGGGGTGGTGCTGACGCCGCTGATGGCGGCCGCGCTGATCTCGGTGGAGGGCGGATTCTCGCTCGGCTCCGTCGGCGACATCACCGTGCGGCTGCTGCTGCCGTTCCTGGTGGGGCAGCTCGTCCAGCGGTGGATCGGCGACCACCTGCGGGCCCGGCGGCGGCTGCTGTCGCGGTACGACCGCGGAGTGATCCTGCTGGTCGTCTACACGGCGTTCAGCCACGGCATCGTCACCGGCGTCTGGGACGGTCTCGAAGCGCTGGAGCTCGGCGTCCTCGTCGTGGTCATCGCCGGCCTCCTGGCCGTCGCGCTGACCGCCGCGGGGCTGATCTCCCGATTCGGCGGCTTCTCCGACGCGGACCGCATCGCCGTCCTCTTCTGCGGCTCGCAGAAGAGCCTCGCGAGCGGCCTGCCCATGGCGACCGTCCTGTTCGCCGGCGCCGCCGTCAGCACCGCCGTGCTCCCGCTGATGCTCTACCACCAGCTCCAGCTGCTGGTGTGCTCCTGGCTCGCGCAGCGTTTCGCGAAACGCCCGGCGCCGGAGCCCGCCGGCGTCACCGCCTGA
- a CDS encoding (2Fe-2S)-binding protein translates to MPRIRVEVDGATYEDDVEPRLLLVHYLRDRLGKVGTPVGCDTSNCGACTILMDGLSVKSCSVLAVQADGRDVTTVEGLGIDGAEHPMQRAFHEEHALQCGYCTPGMIMASIDLLRENADPSEQEVRDGLEGNLCRCTGYQNIVRAVRRAAGEMRCPAGPETVETVETVETVETGQTGETGRAGERTPSAEQEVTS, encoded by the coding sequence ATGCCACGAATCCGTGTCGAGGTCGATGGTGCGACGTACGAGGACGACGTCGAACCCCGCCTCCTTCTCGTCCACTATCTGCGCGACCGGCTCGGCAAGGTCGGGACCCCCGTCGGGTGCGACACCAGCAACTGCGGGGCCTGCACCATCCTGATGGACGGGCTGAGCGTGAAGAGCTGTTCCGTGCTCGCCGTCCAGGCCGACGGCCGCGACGTCACGACCGTCGAGGGCCTGGGGATCGACGGCGCGGAGCATCCGATGCAGCGCGCCTTCCACGAGGAGCACGCGCTCCAGTGCGGCTACTGCACACCCGGCATGATCATGGCGTCGATCGACCTGCTGCGGGAGAACGCCGACCCGTCCGAGCAGGAGGTCCGGGACGGGCTCGAAGGCAACCTGTGCCGCTGCACCGGCTACCAGAACATCGTCCGCGCCGTGCGGCGGGCGGCGGGCGAGATGCGCTGTCCCGCCGGTCCGGAGACCGTGGAGACGGTGGAGACGGTGGAGACGGTGGAGACAGGGCAGACGGGCGAGACGGGGCGGGCGGGGGAACGGACGCCGTCCGCGGAGCAGGAGGTCACGTCATGA
- a CDS encoding FAD binding domain-containing protein has protein sequence MIPATFEYLRPTTVDAAVSVLSDAGEDAKILAGGQSLMPLLRLRLAYPDALIDLDRIGSLRGIRDDGDALHIGAMTTHDEVIHDPSVREHVPLLARAAETVADPAVRHRGTFGGSLAHADPAGDLPAVALALDAVFHVRSIRGEREIPAAEFFVDWMTSALEADEILTGVRVPKLGEGWGVRYEKFHRTAQAWAIVGVACAVRRENGTVTDARVALTNMGPAPVRATEVEQLVQGRPASGDTFRSAAEHAPSGTEPPSDLHGSPEYRTHLATVLTARALTAAAAS, from the coding sequence ATGATCCCCGCGACGTTCGAGTACCTGCGGCCCACCACCGTCGACGCCGCCGTCTCGGTCCTGTCGGACGCCGGAGAGGACGCCAAGATCCTCGCGGGCGGGCAGAGCCTCATGCCGCTGCTGCGGCTCCGCCTCGCCTACCCCGACGCGCTGATCGACCTCGACCGGATTGGCTCCCTGCGCGGGATCCGCGACGACGGCGACGCCCTGCACATCGGCGCGATGACCACGCACGACGAGGTGATCCACGACCCGTCCGTCCGCGAGCACGTCCCGCTCCTCGCCCGGGCGGCCGAGACGGTCGCCGACCCGGCCGTCCGGCACCGCGGCACGTTCGGCGGATCGCTCGCGCACGCCGACCCGGCGGGAGACCTGCCCGCGGTCGCGCTGGCGCTGGACGCGGTGTTCCACGTCCGCTCCATCCGGGGCGAGCGGGAGATCCCCGCCGCCGAGTTCTTCGTCGACTGGATGACGTCCGCGCTGGAGGCGGACGAGATCCTCACCGGCGTCCGCGTCCCGAAACTGGGCGAGGGATGGGGCGTGCGCTACGAGAAGTTCCACCGGACGGCCCAGGCGTGGGCGATCGTCGGGGTCGCCTGCGCGGTCCGCCGCGAGAACGGCACCGTCACGGACGCCCGGGTCGCGCTCACCAACATGGGCCCGGCGCCCGTCCGCGCCACCGAGGTGGAACAGCTGGTCCAGGGCCGCCCAGCCTCCGGCGACACCTTCCGCTCCGCCGCCGAGCACGCCCCGTCCGGCACCGAACCGCCCAGTGACCTGCACGGTTCGCCCGAGTACCGGACGCACCTCGCCACCGTGCTGACCGCGCGGGCGCTCACCGCGGCCGCCGCAAGCTGA
- a CDS encoding SRPBCC family protein has protein sequence MELDHDFTVPVPVDQGWNVLLDVERVAACMPGATLDSIDGEEYKGRLKVKVGAMTITYRGTARIVSADESSRTVTLEAGGKEARGSGTASATVQARLHEQEDGTTRVTVRTKLNVTGRPAQFGRNILSEVGSKIIDRFAKALAEELESPSAETPEKAPSAGDTKPATKPDTTPKAKPEATTKPEKAPEAESAADPKKTTKPEKPTEREKAAEATKAAKPKQTKEPEKGAESEKTPEPKKTPERGKATEPEKAPAPKEPEPKRTAEPKKAAESKKAPEAEPATSSSSAAEAEHAAEADSAAEAEDAAEVDSAAVPEPEAAEADRAETASPDREQPASRPAEKRAQSDDAIDLLEFAGPSLAKRAVPAVGGLVALAVAVRYLTRHRKRR, from the coding sequence ATGGAACTCGACCACGATTTCACCGTCCCCGTGCCCGTGGACCAGGGCTGGAACGTCCTGCTGGACGTGGAGCGCGTCGCCGCCTGCATGCCGGGCGCCACCCTCGACTCGATCGACGGCGAGGAGTACAAGGGCCGCCTCAAGGTCAAGGTCGGCGCGATGACGATCACCTACCGCGGCACCGCCCGGATCGTCTCCGCGGACGAGTCGTCCCGGACGGTCACGCTGGAGGCCGGCGGCAAGGAGGCCCGCGGTTCCGGGACCGCCTCGGCCACCGTCCAGGCCCGCCTCCACGAGCAGGAGGACGGCACGACCCGCGTCACCGTCCGCACCAAGCTCAACGTCACCGGACGGCCCGCCCAGTTCGGCCGCAACATCCTCTCCGAGGTCGGCTCCAAGATCATCGACCGTTTCGCCAAGGCCCTGGCGGAGGAACTGGAGTCCCCGTCCGCCGAGACGCCCGAGAAGGCGCCGTCCGCAGGCGACACCAAGCCCGCCACGAAACCGGACACCACGCCCAAGGCCAAGCCCGAAGCGACCACAAAGCCCGAAAAGGCACCAGAGGCCGAAAGCGCGGCAGACCCCAAGAAGACAACCAAGCCGGAGAAGCCAACAGAGCGCGAGAAAGCAGCAGAGGCGACAAAGGCCGCGAAGCCCAAGCAGACAAAGGAGCCCGAGAAGGGAGCGGAGTCGGAAAAGACACCGGAGCCCAAGAAGACACCGGAGCGCGGGAAGGCAACGGAGCCCGAGAAGGCACCAGCGCCCAAGGAGCCGGAGCCCAAGAGGACAGCGGAACCCAAGAAGGCAGCGGAGTCCAAGAAGGCGCCGGAGGCCGAGCCCGCCACAAGCAGCAGCTCCGCCGCGGAAGCCGAGCACGCGGCCGAGGCCGATTCCGCCGCGGAAGCCGAGGATGCAGCCGAGGTTGATTCCGCCGCCGTCCCTGAGCCTGAGGCGGCCGAAGCCGACCGAGCCGAGACCGCCTCCCCCGACCGGGAGCAGCCCGCGTCCCGTCCGGCGGAGAAGCGCGCCCAGTCGGACGACGCGATCGACCTGCTGGAGTTCGCCGGCCCGTCCTTGGCCAAGCGCGCCGTCCCCGCGGTGGGCGGCCTGGTCGCCCTGGCGGTGGCCGTCCGCTACCTGACCCGCCACCGCAAGCGCCGCTGA
- a CDS encoding peptidoglycan-binding protein: MGTAAQMLAEARRSLGLSGRPNRISREYASRHGDEFLRASWCDMAITYWARHSGNAGAVLPGGDRAYTVWHAEDFQKAGHWHKGTTAAVNDARPGDIVFFDWGETNRVSAIDHVGIVERVLGGGRLQTIEANTADACRRRVRASSVIAGYGRPAYGGSDWTEDIVKKLPQLKKGDSGEHVESVQGLLLARSHPEIRLTGRFDDETEKAVKSVQRWGGVTADGVVGPKTWSVLLRVH; encoded by the coding sequence ATGGGCACGGCGGCACAGATGCTGGCGGAGGCCCGCAGATCCCTCGGCTTGTCGGGCCGTCCGAATAGGATCAGCCGGGAGTACGCGTCCAGGCACGGAGACGAGTTCCTCCGGGCGTCCTGGTGCGACATGGCCATCACCTACTGGGCGCGGCACAGCGGCAACGCCGGCGCCGTCCTGCCGGGCGGCGACCGCGCCTACACCGTCTGGCACGCGGAGGACTTCCAGAAGGCCGGGCACTGGCACAAGGGCACGACGGCCGCGGTCAACGACGCCAGACCCGGCGACATCGTGTTCTTCGACTGGGGCGAGACCAACCGGGTGTCGGCCATCGACCACGTCGGCATCGTCGAGAGGGTCCTCGGAGGCGGACGGCTCCAGACCATCGAGGCCAACACCGCCGACGCCTGCAGGCGCCGCGTGCGCGCGTCGAGCGTGATCGCCGGGTACGGACGGCCCGCCTACGGCGGGTCCGACTGGACGGAGGACATCGTGAAGAAGCTGCCGCAGCTCAAGAAGGGCGACTCGGGCGAGCACGTCGAGAGCGTGCAGGGCCTCCTCCTCGCCCGCAGCCACCCCGAGATCCGCCTGACGGGCAGGTTCGACGATGAGACGGAGAAGGCGGTGAAGTCCGTGCAGCGCTGGGGCGGCGTCACCGCCGACGGCGTCGTCGGGCCGAAGACCTGGTCCGTCCTCCTGCGCGTCCACTAG
- a CDS encoding serine/threonine-protein kinase, giving the protein MTGEPTLFPSSDRLGDYEIVETLGEGGMGTVYRARTPDGTDVAVKVIKADLRDSPELRARFRQEVEAAQRVEHLEPIARILGSDLLADPAYIVMEYVDGIDLDSDLAERGPLRWTELKWLALGLASALGAVHKAGVVHRDLKPKNILLTRRGPKIIDFGIAQVLTSQKRTASQIGTVPYMAPEVWQNEVATPASDVFAWGCLMVFAGTGHQAFEGETSQQVAFAIVYGEPRLDGLHDGIRPLVERALAKNPKDRPTAHEITARLYGDGQADSAEVAAKAARRNLDRTSQWLLGTFVLPRIPDLPGPRRNVALAVGAGVGALVLLASLLVWAVLDGGAYAGKSPPRTAGERLYLDRFDNTGSGWVGGTWTARSVSGYHDGRYRVSTHGSHELISFAPMKKLAVPSSTSVSVSATQVSGPATGWFGLFCFGPRATAAYSFLMKSDGSVIELRKQRYKLAEARNADLYRRPGAVTMAISCQASGRQTVRLRLWVGGRLRIDTVDDGQPLTGRTVGVAVSNEGALGRDPLVVDFDDFEIRRAV; this is encoded by the coding sequence ATGACCGGAGAGCCGACCTTGTTCCCGTCCTCGGACCGGCTCGGCGATTATGAGATCGTCGAGACTCTCGGCGAAGGAGGAATGGGCACCGTCTACCGTGCCCGGACACCGGACGGCACCGATGTCGCCGTCAAAGTGATCAAGGCCGATCTCCGCGACAGCCCCGAGTTGCGGGCGCGTTTCCGGCAGGAGGTCGAGGCCGCGCAGCGTGTCGAGCACCTGGAGCCGATCGCGCGCATCCTGGGCTCGGACCTGCTGGCCGACCCCGCCTACATCGTCATGGAATACGTCGACGGAATCGATCTCGATTCGGACCTGGCGGAGCGCGGGCCATTACGCTGGACGGAGCTGAAATGGCTGGCGCTCGGCCTGGCATCCGCGCTCGGCGCCGTCCACAAGGCCGGTGTCGTCCACCGCGACCTGAAGCCGAAGAACATCCTGCTGACCCGGCGGGGGCCGAAGATCATCGATTTCGGGATCGCGCAGGTGCTCACCTCCCAGAAGCGGACGGCCAGCCAGATCGGCACCGTCCCCTACATGGCCCCCGAGGTCTGGCAGAACGAGGTCGCGACCCCCGCGTCGGACGTCTTCGCCTGGGGCTGCCTGATGGTCTTCGCCGGCACCGGGCACCAGGCGTTCGAGGGGGAGACCAGCCAGCAGGTCGCGTTCGCCATCGTCTACGGGGAACCCCGCCTGGACGGCCTGCACGACGGGATCCGCCCGCTGGTGGAGCGGGCGCTGGCCAAGAACCCGAAGGACCGGCCCACGGCCCATGAGATCACGGCGCGGCTCTACGGGGACGGGCAGGCCGACTCGGCGGAGGTCGCCGCCAAGGCGGCGCGGCGGAACCTCGACCGGACCAGCCAGTGGCTCCTGGGCACGTTCGTCCTGCCCCGCATCCCGGACCTGCCCGGTCCCCGCCGGAACGTCGCCCTCGCGGTGGGTGCCGGGGTGGGCGCCCTGGTCCTCCTCGCCTCGCTCCTCGTCTGGGCCGTGCTGGACGGCGGCGCGTATGCGGGCAAGAGCCCGCCGCGCACCGCGGGGGAGCGCCTCTACCTCGATCGCTTCGACAACACCGGCTCCGGGTGGGTCGGCGGGACGTGGACGGCGCGGAGCGTGTCCGGCTATCACGACGGCCGGTACAGGGTGAGCACCCACGGCAGTCATGAGCTCATCTCGTTCGCGCCGATGAAGAAGCTCGCCGTCCCCTCCAGCACGTCCGTGTCGGTGTCCGCCACGCAGGTCTCCGGCCCGGCGACGGGGTGGTTCGGGCTGTTCTGCTTCGGGCCGCGGGCGACGGCCGCGTACTCGTTCCTCATGAAGTCCGACGGATCGGTCATCGAGCTCCGCAAGCAGCGGTACAAGCTCGCCGAGGCGAGGAACGCCGACCTCTACCGGCGGCCCGGCGCGGTCACGATGGCGATCTCGTGCCAGGCGAGCGGGCGGCAGACGGTGCGGCTGCGCCTGTGGGTCGGCGGGCGCCTCCGCATCGACACGGTGGACGACGGCCAGCCGCTGACCGGGCGGACCGTCGGCGTCGCGGTGTCCAACGAGGGCGCCCTGGGACGGGACCCGCTCGTCGTCGACTTCGACGACTTCGAGATCAGGAGGGCCGTCTGA
- a CDS encoding xanthine dehydrogenase family protein molybdopterin-binding subunit: MTATAEGPAKEIGAPRKRSEDARLVTGRTRWTDNITPAGTLHVVFLRSPHAHARITKVDTAQARTRPGVVAVLSGADLAGEQGALPCAWVVTEDMRHPDHPPMAVEEVRYVGEPVACVVARDRYAAADALEDIDVDYEPLPAVVDMEEALAEGADLVHSGLGTNKSYTWVFENGDLDAALRDAPVVLERRYVQQRLIPTAMEPRAVLCVPEGDEFTLYSATQIPHILRLMLATVTGIPEHRLRVVAPDVGGGFGSKLQVYGEEVIALLLARRLGRPVKWTESRSEGNMTVHHGRDQIQRLTLAAERDGRVRGLKVDLLADMGAYLMLVTPGIPLLGAFMFNGIYKMDAYSFTCSGVFTTKTPTDAYRGAGRPEATYAIERLMDELAAELDLDPIEVRRRNWIGHEEFPYETIAGLTYDSGDYESATEKALQLFEYDALRAEQADRRGRRDPVQLGIGVSTFTEMCGIAPSRVLGSLSYGAGGWEHAAVRVLPSGKVEVVTGSSPHGQGHETAWAQITADRLGVPFEDVKVLHGDTAVSPKGMDTYGSRSLAVGGIALYSACDKVVDKARRVAAHLLEAAEQDLEFTDGRFSVRGVPEEGRTLQEVALAAFAAHDLPDGVEPSLDSDATFDPENFSFPHGTHLCAAEVDTETGLVRLRKYVAVDDVGKVVNPLIVEGQVHGGLAQGIAQALYEEAVYDDDGNLTTTTMADYLIPSAADLPEFVTGRTETPATSNPLGVKGVGEAGTIASTPAVVNAIVDALRPYGVRDVPMPCTPERVWRALRAEPPPGGTTSGDAEPGSATPGSATPGAGGGLGSAQAQDTEGGTR; encoded by the coding sequence ATGACCGCGACAGCCGAAGGCCCGGCGAAGGAGATCGGGGCGCCGCGCAAACGTTCCGAGGACGCCCGGCTCGTCACCGGCCGGACCCGCTGGACCGACAACATCACGCCCGCCGGGACGCTGCACGTGGTCTTCCTGCGCAGCCCCCACGCGCACGCGAGGATCACCAAGGTCGACACCGCGCAGGCGCGGACCCGCCCCGGCGTGGTCGCCGTGCTCAGCGGCGCCGACCTCGCCGGCGAGCAGGGCGCGCTGCCGTGCGCCTGGGTCGTCACCGAGGACATGCGCCACCCCGACCATCCGCCGATGGCGGTGGAGGAGGTCCGCTACGTCGGCGAGCCCGTCGCGTGCGTCGTCGCCCGCGACCGGTACGCGGCGGCCGACGCGCTGGAGGACATCGACGTCGACTACGAGCCGCTGCCCGCCGTCGTCGACATGGAGGAGGCGCTGGCCGAGGGTGCCGACCTCGTCCACAGCGGGCTGGGCACGAACAAGTCGTATACGTGGGTGTTCGAGAACGGCGATCTCGACGCGGCGCTCCGGGACGCGCCGGTCGTCCTGGAGCGCCGGTACGTCCAGCAGCGCCTGATCCCCACCGCGATGGAACCGCGCGCGGTCCTGTGCGTCCCGGAAGGGGACGAGTTCACCCTGTATTCGGCGACGCAGATCCCGCACATCCTGCGGCTCATGCTCGCCACGGTCACCGGCATCCCCGAGCACCGGCTCCGGGTCGTCGCGCCCGACGTCGGCGGCGGGTTCGGGTCCAAGCTCCAGGTATACGGCGAGGAGGTCATCGCGCTGCTGCTCGCGCGGCGGCTCGGCCGTCCCGTCAAATGGACGGAGTCGCGCAGCGAGGGCAACATGACCGTCCACCACGGGCGCGACCAGATCCAGCGGCTCACCCTCGCGGCGGAGCGGGACGGCCGCGTCCGCGGGCTGAAGGTGGACCTGCTCGCCGACATGGGCGCCTACCTGATGCTCGTCACGCCCGGCATCCCGCTGCTCGGCGCGTTCATGTTCAACGGCATCTACAAGATGGACGCCTACTCCTTCACCTGCTCGGGCGTCTTCACCACCAAGACCCCGACGGACGCCTACCGCGGCGCGGGCCGCCCTGAGGCGACGTACGCGATCGAGCGGCTGATGGACGAGCTCGCCGCCGAGCTGGACCTCGACCCGATCGAGGTGCGGCGCCGCAACTGGATCGGGCACGAGGAGTTCCCCTACGAGACGATCGCGGGCCTCACCTACGACTCCGGCGACTACGAGTCGGCGACGGAGAAGGCGCTGCAGCTGTTCGAGTACGACGCGCTCCGCGCCGAGCAGGCCGACCGGCGCGGGCGCCGCGACCCGGTGCAGCTCGGGATCGGCGTGTCCACGTTCACCGAGATGTGCGGGATCGCCCCGTCCCGGGTGCTCGGGTCGCTGTCCTACGGCGCCGGGGGCTGGGAACACGCGGCGGTGCGCGTCCTGCCGTCCGGGAAGGTCGAGGTCGTCACCGGCTCGTCGCCGCACGGCCAGGGGCACGAGACGGCGTGGGCGCAGATCACGGCCGACCGGCTCGGTGTCCCTTTCGAGGACGTCAAGGTCTTGCACGGCGACACCGCGGTGTCGCCCAAGGGCATGGACACCTACGGTTCGCGGTCACTGGCCGTCGGCGGGATCGCGCTGTACTCCGCCTGCGACAAGGTCGTCGACAAGGCCCGCCGGGTCGCCGCGCACCTGCTGGAGGCCGCGGAGCAGGACCTGGAGTTCACCGACGGGCGGTTCAGCGTCCGCGGCGTCCCGGAGGAGGGCCGGACGCTGCAGGAGGTCGCGCTGGCCGCGTTCGCCGCCCACGACCTGCCCGACGGCGTCGAGCCGTCCCTCGACTCCGACGCCACATTCGACCCGGAGAACTTCTCCTTCCCCCACGGGACGCACCTGTGCGCCGCCGAGGTCGACACCGAGACCGGGCTGGTCCGGCTCCGCAAGTACGTGGCCGTCGACGACGTCGGCAAGGTCGTCAACCCGCTGATCGTCGAAGGGCAGGTCCACGGCGGCCTCGCCCAGGGCATCGCCCAGGCGCTCTACGAGGAGGCCGTCTACGACGACGACGGCAACCTCACGACGACGACCATGGCCGACTACCTCATCCCGTCCGCCGCCGACCTGCCGGAGTTCGTCACCGGCCGCACCGAGACCCCCGCCACGTCCAACCCGCTGGGCGTGAAGGGCGTCGGCGAGGCGGGCACGATCGCCTCGACCCCGGCGGTCGTCAACGCGATCGTGGACGCGCTCCGCCCGTACGGCGTCCGGGACGTCCCGATGCCGTGCACACCCGAACGCGTCTGGCGGGCGCTGCGCGCGGAGCCGCCGCCGGGCGGCACCACGTCCGGCGACGCGGAGCCGGGCAGCGCGACGCCGGGCAGCGCCACGCCGGGCGCGGGCGGCGGACTCGGCTCGGCGCAGGCGCAGGACACCGAGGGAGGCACCCGATGA